Proteins encoded within one genomic window of Polaribacter sp. NJDZ03:
- a CDS encoding polysaccharide deacetylase family protein codes for MILVYTHKITPRVRYIFKHILTRTLLIPVDFTSKVEEFVAFNGPKMTYTKTPLGNEFFVKSNNLLFEQGVNDMEISMQKWDETPCFFKTGPKSSIPFDVFAASFYLITRYEEYLPHVKDIHGRYTADQSLAYKKRFLEKPVVDIWAYKLLDALKEKFPDYDYKNRTYEFISTVDIDNAYAYKYKSLIRSVGGFINDLLYFRVLDVWNRFAVTFNLKKDPFDTFQKILEIKKEYKIKTIFFFLIGDYTTFDTNVSASKSKYKLLIKEMVDYAKVGLHPSYFTMHNTSLLKKEKLRLENIINSPIQRSRQHYLRFSLPETYQHLIDLEVEEDYSMGYASNVGFRASTCTPFYFYDLDFEIQTPLKVFPFALMDTTLNDYMKLTPKQSLGRIRDIKNEVKAVNGTFITLFHNESLSDYLRWKGWKRLYESMIKIAVS; via the coding sequence ATGATACTAGTTTACACACATAAAATTACCCCAAGAGTTCGTTATATTTTTAAACATATTCTTACAAGAACTTTATTAATTCCGGTAGATTTTACTTCTAAAGTAGAAGAATTTGTGGCTTTTAATGGTCCTAAAATGACCTACACAAAAACACCTTTAGGAAATGAATTTTTTGTAAAAAGTAATAATTTACTGTTTGAGCAAGGTGTTAATGATATGGAAATTTCTATGCAGAAATGGGATGAAACGCCTTGTTTCTTTAAAACCGGACCAAAGTCTTCTATTCCTTTTGATGTTTTTGCGGCCAGCTTTTATCTTATTACTAGATATGAAGAATATTTACCACACGTAAAAGATATTCATGGTCGTTATACTGCAGACCAGAGTTTGGCTTATAAAAAACGTTTTTTAGAAAAACCAGTAGTAGATATTTGGGCTTATAAATTATTAGATGCTTTAAAAGAAAAGTTTCCAGATTATGATTACAAAAATCGTACGTATGAATTTATTTCTACGGTAGATATTGATAATGCATATGCTTATAAATATAAAAGCTTGATAAGAAGTGTAGGCGGTTTTATTAATGATTTACTTTATTTTAGAGTGTTAGATGTTTGGAATCGATTTGCAGTTACGTTCAATCTAAAAAAAGATCCTTTTGATACTTTTCAGAAAATTTTAGAGATTAAAAAGGAATATAAAATTAAAACAATCTTTTTCTTTTTAATTGGCGATTATACTACTTTTGATACCAATGTTTCTGCTTCAAAAAGTAAGTACAAACTACTTATTAAAGAAATGGTAGATTATGCAAAAGTGGGTTTACATCCTTCTTATTTTACCATGCACAATACTTCTTTATTAAAAAAGGAAAAACTGAGATTAGAGAATATTATTAATTCTCCAATTCAGAGGTCTAGGCAACATTATTTGCGATTTAGTTTGCCAGAAACGTATCAACATTTAATAGATTTAGAAGTAGAAGAAGATTACTCTATGGGCTATGCAAGTAACGTAGGTTTTAGAGCAAGTACGTGTACGCCTTTTTATTTTTACGATTTAGATTTCGAAATTCAAACCCCGTTAAAGGTATTTCCATTTGCATTAATGGACACTACTTTAAACGATTACATGAAGCTAACACCTAAACAATCTTTAGGAAGAATAAGAGATATAAAAAATGAGGTAAAAGCGGTTAACGGAACTTTTATAACCTTATTTCATAATGAAAGTTTAAGTGATTATTTACGTTGGAAAGGCTGGAAAAGATTGTATGAATCTATGATTAAAATAGCTGTTTCATAA
- the radC gene encoding DNA repair protein RadC, which yields MEKLTIKSWALDDRPREKLLAKGKSALSDAELIAILIGSGNRQESAVALSKRILQYVAGNINELAKLSVEKLTTFKGIGEAKAIAIITALEIGKRRQLEIALEKPKITSSKDGFNLMQPVIGDLEHEEFWVLFLNNSNKVLAKSQISKGGLTATVVDVRLLFKRALELASVAMIVCHNHPSGKLQPSNADKQLTQKIKEAGNTLDIKLLDHLIITEKAYFSFADEGLL from the coding sequence ATGGAAAAGTTAACTATTAAATCTTGGGCTTTAGATGATAGGCCTAGAGAAAAGTTGTTGGCAAAAGGAAAATCAGCACTTTCTGATGCAGAATTAATAGCAATCCTTATCGGTTCTGGTAACAGGCAAGAAAGCGCTGTAGCATTGTCTAAAAGAATTTTGCAATATGTAGCTGGCAACATAAACGAGCTTGCAAAATTATCCGTAGAAAAATTAACCACTTTTAAGGGAATAGGAGAAGCAAAGGCAATTGCTATTATTACCGCCTTAGAAATTGGTAAAAGACGTCAATTAGAAATTGCCTTAGAAAAACCTAAGATTACGAGTAGTAAGGATGGTTTTAATTTAATGCAACCTGTTATTGGAGATTTAGAGCACGAAGAATTTTGGGTGCTATTTTTAAATAATTCTAACAAAGTTTTAGCAAAAAGTCAGATTAGTAAAGGAGGCTTAACTGCCACGGTTGTAGACGTTAGGTTGTTGTTTAAAAGAGCCTTAGAATTGGCATCTGTAGCAATGATTGTTTGCCATAATCATCCTTCTGGTAAATTACAACCTAGTAATGCAGATAAACAACTTACTCAAAAAATTAAAGAAGCAGGAAACACTTTAGATATAAAGCTGCTAGATCATTTAATTATTACCGAAAAAGCGTATTTTAGCTTTGCAGATGAAGGATTGCTTTAG